One window of the Streptomyces sp. ITFR-21 genome contains the following:
- a CDS encoding SNF2-related protein, whose amino-acid sequence MAKAYPSAEGGSSDLAVTDRLPARGSGALDPDRLLASLPELAAGEVVFLPADPPRLGRMAFWTPGGEPPDLGVRPEELTVVRPYGPSVRRARVPAAAVPVGQALPLLTRCRALGADGSGRASATTAFWGTAAVLGLSLAARGRVLPGVSPEGFDAWRVGPFDAGDLERLRGLAAAMPPQARAVPVPGRTPLTLPAAEPLVRAFLDAVADSLARTPASRHLTGGRAFADGAPQAVPEQRAWAAEVAAGRDAGLQVSLRLELSRTAEPGGEASDDGELRAGEDAEEAGQGSLRAVVQLLSLADPTVLADAADLWAGSAAAPELFGPRARVDTMLTLRRAARVWPPAARLLEAAAPVGLELSDEEALALLGEAAESLAGAGVAVHWPKELVRGLTASGVLEPARKTTTSAAGSFLSSGALLDFRWRVALGDQELTEEELERLVQAHRPVVRLRDQWVVVDPELVRRLRRAARSGAPSLTAIDALGAALTSSVEVDGEQVAVTAGGVLEELRARIADPEVCAAREPQGPPKGLTATLRDYQLRGLNWLHQMTSLGLGGCLADDMGLGKTVTLIALHLRRQERKATAGPTLVVCPASLLGNWEREIRRFAPASSVRRFHGPGRELAGLEGDAFVLTTYGTMRRDTERLAGQAWGLLVADEAQHVKNPHAHTAQALRTIPSRGRVALTGTPVENNLSELWALLDWTTPGLLGTLSAFRDRYAKAVEGDRDQQAARRLASLVRPFLLRRRKSDPGIAPELPPKTETDQPVPLTKEQVSLYEALVRELMAEIEGSDGMARRGLVMKLLTGLKQVCNHPAQYLKEPVGTKLPGRSGKLELLDELLDTVLAEDGSVLVFTQYVAMGRLLERHLADRGVTTLFLHGGTTVTRREEMVDAFQTGEKRVFLLSLKAAGTGLNLTRAGHVVHYDRWWNPAVEDQATDRAYRIGQTQPVQVHKLIAEGTVEEKVADMLRQKRELADAVLGTGEAAFSELSDAELADLVALRGSRR is encoded by the coding sequence ATGGCGAAGGCTTATCCGTCGGCAGAGGGCGGCTCCTCCGACCTTGCCGTGACCGACCGGTTGCCCGCACGCGGGTCGGGTGCCCTGGACCCGGACCGGTTGCTCGCGTCGCTGCCGGAGCTGGCCGCGGGTGAGGTGGTTTTCCTTCCGGCGGACCCGCCTCGGCTGGGGCGGATGGCCTTCTGGACGCCCGGCGGCGAACCCCCGGACCTCGGGGTGCGACCCGAGGAGCTCACGGTGGTCCGGCCGTACGGGCCGTCCGTGCGGAGGGCGCGAGTGCCGGCCGCGGCGGTGCCGGTGGGGCAGGCGCTGCCACTGCTGACGCGTTGCCGCGCTCTGGGTGCGGACGGCAGCGGGCGGGCGTCGGCCACCACGGCGTTCTGGGGCACCGCGGCCGTACTGGGTCTGAGCCTGGCGGCCCGGGGGCGGGTACTGCCTGGCGTGTCACCGGAGGGCTTCGACGCGTGGCGGGTGGGGCCGTTCGACGCCGGGGATCTGGAGCGGCTGCGTGGGCTTGCGGCCGCCATGCCGCCGCAGGCCCGCGCTGTTCCGGTTCCCGGCCGGACACCTCTCACGCTCCCGGCGGCCGAACCGCTGGTGCGAGCGTTCCTGGACGCGGTTGCTGACTCCCTCGCCCGTACCCCTGCCTCTCGCCACTTGACCGGCGGGAGGGCCTTCGCGGACGGCGCGCCGCAGGCCGTGCCCGAGCAGCGGGCCTGGGCGGCCGAGGTCGCCGCCGGCCGTGACGCGGGACTTCAGGTGTCGCTGCGGCTGGAGCTGTCGCGTACGGCGGAGCCGGGTGGAGAGGCGTCGGACGACGGGGAGCTGCGGGCCGGTGAGGATGCCGAAGAGGCAGGCCAGGGTTCCCTCCGGGCCGTCGTCCAGCTGCTCAGCCTGGCCGATCCGACGGTGCTCGCCGACGCCGCGGACCTGTGGGCCGGATCGGCTGCCGCGCCCGAGCTGTTCGGCCCGCGGGCCCGCGTGGACACGATGCTGACGCTGCGCCGGGCCGCACGCGTGTGGCCACCTGCCGCACGACTGCTGGAGGCGGCCGCTCCGGTGGGTCTGGAACTGTCCGACGAAGAGGCCCTGGCGCTGCTGGGCGAGGCGGCCGAGAGCCTCGCCGGGGCCGGGGTGGCCGTGCACTGGCCCAAGGAGCTGGTGCGCGGGCTGACCGCGTCCGGTGTCCTGGAACCGGCACGCAAGACAACGACATCCGCGGCCGGGTCCTTCCTGTCCTCCGGCGCTCTGCTGGACTTCCGCTGGCGGGTCGCGCTCGGGGACCAGGAGCTCACCGAGGAGGAACTGGAGCGGCTTGTCCAGGCCCATCGGCCGGTCGTGCGGCTGCGTGATCAGTGGGTGGTCGTCGACCCGGAGTTGGTGCGCCGTCTGCGGCGGGCGGCCCGGTCCGGGGCGCCCTCGCTGACCGCGATCGACGCGCTGGGTGCCGCGCTGACCAGCAGCGTCGAGGTGGACGGAGAGCAGGTCGCGGTCACCGCGGGTGGTGTGCTGGAGGAGTTGCGGGCCAGGATCGCCGATCCGGAGGTTTGCGCCGCACGTGAACCACAGGGGCCGCCGAAGGGCCTGACGGCGACCCTGCGCGACTACCAGCTGCGCGGTCTTAACTGGCTGCACCAGATGACCTCGCTCGGTCTGGGCGGCTGCCTCGCGGACGATATGGGCCTGGGCAAGACCGTGACGCTGATCGCCCTCCACCTGCGCCGTCAGGAGCGGAAGGCCACCGCCGGCCCGACGCTGGTGGTCTGTCCCGCCTCCTTGCTGGGCAACTGGGAGCGCGAGATCCGCCGCTTCGCGCCGGCCTCCTCCGTACGCCGCTTCCACGGCCCCGGCCGCGAACTGGCCGGTCTCGAAGGCGACGCCTTCGTGCTGACCACCTACGGGACGATGCGCCGCGACACCGAGCGCCTGGCGGGGCAGGCCTGGGGACTGCTGGTCGCCGATGAGGCCCAGCACGTCAAGAATCCGCACGCGCACACCGCGCAGGCGCTGCGCACGATCCCCTCGCGGGGCCGCGTCGCGCTGACCGGCACCCCGGTGGAGAACAACCTCTCCGAGCTGTGGGCCCTGCTCGACTGGACCACCCCAGGGCTGTTGGGCACGCTCTCCGCCTTCCGGGACCGCTACGCGAAGGCAGTCGAGGGCGATCGCGACCAACAGGCGGCCCGCCGACTCGCTTCGCTGGTCCGGCCGTTCCTGCTCAGGAGGCGCAAGTCCGACCCCGGTATCGCGCCCGAACTGCCGCCCAAGACCGAGACCGATCAGCCGGTGCCGCTGACGAAGGAGCAGGTCTCCCTGTACGAGGCACTGGTGCGCGAACTCATGGCGGAGATCGAGGGATCGGACGGCATGGCGCGGCGCGGGCTGGTGATGAAGCTCCTCACCGGCTTGAAGCAGGTGTGCAACCACCCTGCGCAATACCTCAAGGAACCGGTCGGCACGAAGCTGCCCGGCCGCTCGGGGAAGCTCGAACTGCTCGACGAACTCCTGGACACCGTCCTCGCCGAGGACGGGTCCGTTCTGGTCTTCACCCAGTACGTGGCCATGGGCCGGCTGCTGGAGCGCCACCTGGCGGACCGGGGCGTGACGACCTTGTTCCTGCACGGCGGGACCACGGTCACGCGCCGAGAGGAGATGGTCGACGCCTTCCAGACCGGTGAAAAGAGGGTCTTCCTGCTGTCCCTCAAGGCCGCTGGGACCGGCCTGAACCTCACCCGTGCCGGGCATGTCGTCCACTACGACCGGTGGTGGAACCCCGCCGTGGAGGACCAGGCCACCGATCGCGCCTACCGGATCGGGCAGACCCAGCCCGTACAGGTCCACAAACTGATCGCCGAGGGAACGGTTGAGGAGAAGGTCGCCGACATGCTCCGCCAGAAACGGGAACTTGCCGACGCCGTACTCGGTACGGGCGAAGCGGCGTTCAGCGAGCTGAGCGACGCCGAACTCGCCGACCTGGTCGCACTGCGCGGTTCGCGGCGATGA